In the Sarcophilus harrisii chromosome 1, mSarHar1.11, whole genome shotgun sequence genome, one interval contains:
- the EIF2B1 gene encoding translation initiation factor eIF-2B subunit alpha — MNDTELIEYFNSQMKEDPDVASAVAAICTLLEFLKRDKGETIQGLRANLKNAIKILCSVDSSVAVSSGGELFLRFISLTSLEYSDYLKCKKIMIERGELFLRRISLSRSKIADLCHTFIKDGARILTHAYSRVVLRVLEKAAAAKKRFSVYITESQPDLSGKKMAKALSSLNVPVTVILDAAVGYIMEKVDLVIVGAEGVVENGGIINKIGTNQAAVCAKAQNKPFYVVAESFKFVRLFPLNQQDVPDKFKYKAATLKSVGTGQDLKEEHPWIDYTPPSLITLLFTDLGVLTPSAVSDELIKLYL, encoded by the exons ATGAACGACACGG AGTTGATCGAGTACTTTAATTCCCAAATGAAAGAAGACCCTGATGTGGCTTCTGCTGTGGCTGCCATCTGCACCTTGCTTGAGTTCTTAAAGAGAGACAAAG GAGAGACAATTCAGGGTTTGAGAGCAAACCTCAAAAATGCCATTAAAATCCTGTGCAGTGTAGATTCTTCTGTGGCCGTCTCCTCGGGTGGAGAACTCTTCCTTCGATTCATCAGTCTCACATCGCTGGAGTACTCC gattatttaaaatgtaaaaagatcaTGATTGAGCGAGGAGAACTCTTTCTCAGGAGAATCTCACTGTCCAGAAGTAAAATTGCAGACCTATGCCATACTTTCATCAAAGACGGAGCT CGGATATTAACTCATGCCTACTCGCGAGTGGTGCTCAGAGTCCTGGAGAAAGCAGCCGCCGCCAAGAAACGCTTCAGCGTGTACATCACCGAGTCCCAGCCTGACTTATCTGG gaaaaaaatggcaaaagctCTCAGCAGTTTaaatgtgccagtcactgtgatTCTAGATGCTGCTGTTGG cTACATCATGGAGAAAGTGGATCTCGTGATAGTTGGTGCAGAAGGAGTTGTTGAAAATGGCGGCATTATTAACAAG ATCGGTACCAACCAGGCAGCTGTGTGCGCCAAGGCACAGAACAAGCCCTTCTACGTTGTGGCAGAAAGTTTCAAGTTTGTCCGACTCTTTCCTCTAAATCAGCAAGATGTGCCGGATAAATTTAAG TACAAAGCAGCCACACTAAAATCTGTTGGAACTGGACAAGATCTCAAAGAAGAACACCCCTGGATTGACTACACCCCGCCTTCTTTAATCACATTATTGTTCACAGACCTTGGGGTGCTGACGCCCTCAGCCGTCAGCGATGAACTCATCAAGCTTTACCTCTAG